The following nucleotide sequence is from Drosophila simulans strain w501 chromosome 3L, Prin_Dsim_3.1, whole genome shotgun sequence.
CTTCTAGGGTTCGATGACGTTCTGTGAGGAAGGTGTTCAGCTCTCCCCATGTCGGGATgtcggctttcttatgtagcgactgctcccataaggagagagttatcttcgggagcttggatgagcacagatataccagcaggcagtcccagttctcagtgttgatgcctgacagttctaaggaagtcaagcaaccttgaacagtactttgcagtaccttcaaggccgccccagattcctgtggtatcgactgcacattaaacagtattttcaattgactgtttaccaacaatcgtttattttcgaaacgctctatcaggttttcccacgcagagcggaaaccctcgttggtgagaggcgaaatcgaaactatggcatgcgcgtcgccacttgttttggcatttaaatggaataacttttcaaccggagtcagccgtggattattgatataaatggctgtgaaaagatcccggaaagtcggccagcgaagatagtcgcctgtgaaaacttctgtatcgcatggaggcaaccgacagccagaggaaatgtaggcctggggcgcagcgttcgcggttgggatggactgagaagtgccctgctcgattttatcaacgagctgggcaacaCACCTTTCATAGACTGAATAGCAATAATTGTATTTAGCCCTGAGAATAGGCATGTTGCTTGCTGCCGCTTCGCCTGCTGACACAAGGCACTCTGGGCAGAGATCGTATTCCTTTTCAACCTTGTCCCATAGGGTTCGGACTTGGTCGCGACGGACGCCAAGCATCGTGACAGTTGGAGCTGCGGATTCCGGAGTGTTGATCTGAGCCTCAAATTCGCTTAAGCGgtcagaaaccgaaatgaatttggctagcgctagatctgaagcagccatatttttagctatgtgctgtactgtggctttggatggagtagcacagtcgtcggaaatctgcgcaggcgttctcaccgaaatgcttgggattcttggactcttgggcccttgtggtgaaaaaatagacctgggcttgtcagcggacaatttcttcttgtcgtccccgatgggcataatcgaagaaatacgaaatggaagggaagcggttttggagcccggtcaaacttttgaaaaagtagacagattcctcagactgcacttaataatttaagtggtgTAAAATTTACGAAGTGGAAACGTCGTAGTTTAGACTGATCGGACAGGTGACTCGGAGTGAACAGCGAATTGTATAAATGACCTGTGATTTACGGTAATTGGGTCCACCTTATTTATGGTTGGAACCCTTGGAAATTGGAACACGGTGagataaaatgtttattagaaggaagaaaattttattcttttatttacaactgGAAACGGAGAAAATGGAATGACTGGAATTGAAGTCTTTTCTCCGCGCTGTAAATACTTCTAAAACAACCACTAACTAATATCCCAGCAATacgaaaaggaaatatttgtcgGGTGAACGACTTGTATTTGgccgtattatttatttatggatgattatttttttgaaaataataaatatatatataaatatatataaataataaataataatttaataaatattaaaaatgtttaatttaatttaaaatgtatttattgttcggaaattaatttggaaatttacggaaaaacattgatggaaaataaaacgcctttttttgtttgtggtaTGGACttgccgacgggaaacaatcaaaacttaggtaaactttggttatacgccttttccgcgtcggcacttgggaAACAGGCAATGTAAACTTTGGTACACTTTGGTTAAAGGGAATGCAGATAATCTGCGCAATGTATGTAATGTAATATGTGTgatgtatatggagatgtatatgtatatgtatgtatatggagatgtaatgcatgcaatgtatatgggtaaatggcgggtaaatatttaattaatattttacttgGAATGGCCAGAGGGTatgtgttgtttattgttgtatttgaATGTATAGCGAATTGTGTTAAGCGGACTGCGGAGTTGAAGCAAAAAATGTGCGAAATTTgcgaaaagaatttggcttgcGTTGGACACAGTGAAAACGAGAATagaatttttgccacttttggcagagTGTTGGACTTTAGGAATTTTCACTGaacttggcacaaattaatttcactttcttcacatttggaatttttcattttttgtactgaatgaatatttaaatatattcggaaaattGGGACTTAGAAATTTAGAACGGTGGGTAATATGGCGGCGCCCGTGAGAATGGATAAgtacttttctttaattgcct
It contains:
- the LOC123327202 gene encoding uncharacterized protein LOC123327202 — translated: MAASDLALAKFISVSDRLSEFEAQINTPESAAPTVTMLGVRRDQVRTLWDKVEKEYDLCPECLVSAGEAAASNMPILRAKYNYCYSVYERCVAQLVDKIEQGTSQSIPTANAAPQAYISSGCRLPPCDTEVFTGADSTEEA